Within the Rubrobacter calidifluminis genome, the region GAATCCATCGCCGCCATTCTAGTTTCCCTTTTGAAGAATTCGGTAAGAATCAGATCGAGAACACAGGCAGAAGAGGAGGTGTTGAGATGTCCGACCTGGCGAGCAGGACGTGCGTGCCCTGCAAGGGCGGGACCCCACCGCTCAAAGGCAGGGAGCTCGAGGAGCTGGCCCGGCAGGTCCCGGAATGGGAGGTGGTAGATGAGCACCACCTGCGCCGGGAGTTCCGCTTCGAGGATTTCCGGCAGGCGCTCGAGTTCGTCAACCGTGTCGGAGAGCTGGCCGAGGAGCAGGGGCATCACCCGGACATAAACTTCGGCTGGGGCCGGGTGGAGCTCACCGTCTTCACGCACAAGATCGACGGGCTGACCGAGAGCGACTTCATCTTCGCCGCCAAGGTGGACCGGCTCCCCGGAGCTTCTTCGTAGCAGAGCTGGAGGGGCTCCCGGATGGAAGCCCCTCCAGCTCTCACCGGCTTTTCGGCCCTCAAACGCTCCGCGTCTGAGCCTCGTGCCGTCCCTCGGCGAACTCCTCGATGACCTTGGAGCAGAAGGCCTCGAGATCACCCGGATGGCGGCTGGTCACGAGCCCGCCGTCGGTGACGACCTCCTCGTCGACCCACTCGCCCCCGGCGTTGCGGATGTCCGTCTTGATACTCCAGTAGGAGGTCAGCCTCCTGCCACGCACCACGTCGGCCTCGACCAGGGTCCAGGGACCGTGGCAGATCACACCGACCGGCTTGCCCTGCTCGAAGAACGACCGCACGAAGCCGACCGCCTCCTCGTTTGCGCGCAGCTGGTCGGCGCCGACGCAGCCGCCGGGGACGACGAGACCGTCGTAGTCCTCGGCGGAGACCTCGGAGAACGCCTTCTCGACCGTGAAGGTATCTCCGGGCTCGGTGTCGTGGTTCATCGTCTGAACGTCTCCGGTCTCGACCCCGACGACGTCGACGGAAGCCCCGGCCTCCTCTAGTGCCCTCTTGGGCTCGGTGAACTCGACCTGCTCGGTACCCTTGGGCGCGAGCAGTATCGCGACCTTTTTGCCCCGAAGCTCTCCTGCCACCCTTATCAGCTCTCCTTCCGGGTTCGCCCGATCTACCAGAGAGAGCGTTACCCGCAGGGTGCGGCGGCTAAACAGAGACGCAGACTACCAGAGGTGGTGTACCTGCGGCCGGATGCTGCGGTCGTAGACCTCGCGGATGCGGTCCATCTCCTCGATGGAGAGCGGCGGCATCTCCGAAGCGGCGAGGTTCTCCTCGAGCTGGTCCGGGCGTTTGGCACCCGGGATGGCGCAGGAGACCTCGGGGTGCATCAGGATCCAGCGCAGCGCGAGCTGGGCCAGGGTGTATCCCTCGGGCACGAGCCCTTTGAGCTCCTCGGCGGCGGCGAGCCCGGTCTGGAAGTCCACCCCGGAGAAGGTCTCTCCGCGGTCGAAGGCCTGCCCCTCGCGGTTGAAGTTGCGGTGGTCGTCCGGGGAGAACTCCCTGTCCGGGCGCATCTTGCCGGAGAGGAGCCCGCTCGCGAGCGGCACGCGCACGATCACACCGACGTTCCGTCCGGAAGCGAGCGGGAAGAACTCCCCGGCCGGCTTCTGGCGGAAGATGTTGAAGATGATCTGGACGGTCTTCACGCCAGGGTAGTCGAGGGCGAGCCTGGCTTCCTCGACCTTCTCGACGCTCACCCCATAGTTCTTCACCATTCCCTGCTCCACCAGGCGATCGAGCGCCTCGAAGGTCTCGTCCTGGGTGTATACGGCGGTCGGCGGGCAGTGCAGCTGCAGCAGATCGAGGGCCTCGACCCCCAGGTTCTTCAGGCTGCGCTCGGCGAAGCGGGCGAGGTTGTCGTAGGTGTAGCCTCCGGCGGTGTGTGGGTCGAGGCGCCGCCCGGCCTTGGTGGCGACGAAGATCTCCTCCTCGCGCTCCGCGAGGAGCCTGCCCAGAAGCCGCTCACTCCTGCCGTCGCCGTAGACGTCGGCGGTGTCGAAGAAGTTCACCCCGAGGTCCACCGCGCGGTTGAGGGTGGCGTAGGACTCCTCGTCGTCCACCTCCCCCCAGTCTCC harbors:
- a CDS encoding 4a-hydroxytetrahydrobiopterin dehydratase yields the protein MSDLASRTCVPCKGGTPPLKGRELEELARQVPEWEVVDEHHLRREFRFEDFRQALEFVNRVGELAEEQGHHPDINFGWGRVELTVFTHKIDGLTESDFIFAAKVDRLPGASS
- a CDS encoding type 1 glutamine amidotransferase domain-containing protein translates to MAGELRGKKVAILLAPKGTEQVEFTEPKRALEEAGASVDVVGVETGDVQTMNHDTEPGDTFTVEKAFSEVSAEDYDGLVVPGGCVGADQLRANEEAVGFVRSFFEQGKPVGVICHGPWTLVEADVVRGRRLTSYWSIKTDIRNAGGEWVDEEVVTDGGLVTSRHPGDLEAFCSKVIEEFAEGRHEAQTRSV
- a CDS encoding aldo/keto reductase, coding for MRYRELGKTGMRVSEVSLGTWAFGGDWGEVDDEESYATLNRAVDLGVNFFDTADVYGDGRSERLLGRLLAEREEEIFVATKAGRRLDPHTAGGYTYDNLARFAERSLKNLGVEALDLLQLHCPPTAVYTQDETFEALDRLVEQGMVKNYGVSVEKVEEARLALDYPGVKTVQIIFNIFRQKPAGEFFPLASGRNVGVIVRVPLASGLLSGKMRPDREFSPDDHRNFNREGQAFDRGETFSGVDFQTGLAAAEELKGLVPEGYTLAQLALRWILMHPEVSCAIPGAKRPDQLEENLAASEMPPLSIEEMDRIREVYDRSIRPQVHHLW